AAAAGTGTTAGAAGGAGCCCATATTAAGCTCAGCTCTGTTGTCTCTGATATTATGGGTGTCTCCTCTCGTGATATGCTTCATGCCATTGCTGATGGTGAAGATGATCCTGAGAAACTTGCGAACTTCGCTAGACGCACAATGAAGCGAAAAAAGGATGAACTTGAACTCGCTCTACACGGCTATGTAAACCCTCACCAACGCTTGATGATTAAGACTATTTTAACGCACATTGATTTTTTAAGTGAACAAATCGTGATTCTAGATCAGGAAATCGCTACGAGGGTAACTCCATTTCATGACGATGTCGAACGTTTAGATTCAATTCCTGGAATAGCTACTCGAATGGCAGAACAAATCTTAGCCGAAATTGGGACCAATATTAAGAAACAGTTTCCCAGTGCTGCGCATTTATGCTCATGGGCTGGACTTGTACCTGGGCATAACGAAAATGCAGGAAAGAGAAAATCTGCTAAAGCTAAAAATGGAAACAAATATCTGAAGTCCGCCTTAGTTGAAGCAGCCCATTCTGTTGCAGCGTCAAAGAACTATCTCGGTGCCATGTATAGACGAACAGCAGCGCGAAAAGGAAGGAAACGAGCAGCGGTCTCTGTTGCGCATGCTATGTTGAGAATAGCCTACTATCTGTTAACACGTGAAGAAATGTATGTGGACCTAGGGGAAGATTACTTTGACAAACAGAAGCAACAATCTATTGTGAAATACGCAGTTCGACGACTAGAAAACTTAGGTTATTCTGTAACTATTGCAGAAGTCTCTTAATTCATTGATATACCAATATTCCTTATTTCGGATGCTGTGACCTTCAAAAAAATGAATGGACTGCGTCTTATTTACTTTGCCTTTTTTACAATAACTGCAGATTTAATTTTCATGGGAGTGCAAAGATTCTTAAAACACGAGCCCTCGTACAACTAAACATGCCTATGAAGCTTGACGTTACATTCTGACGTTGTCGCAGGGACAAACTCTATATAATTCACAGATCCGTTAAAGTTCAAATAAGCTTCATAACGCATGCGGATTGCGGGTAAAGAAATCAAATCCAGAACATTTTCCTTTGGAACCCACCTGCAATCGCTCGTTTCATCAGAAGTAGCTAACTCTCCACCTACAGCTTTGCACACGAAATCAAACATGACCTTCGTAGGAACATCAGTCACACCGTCATACCACTTATGGATCGCTGTATTCGATACAACACTAATTAAATGGCTAACAGTGGCGTCTATTCCACTTTCCTCTTTGATTTCACGAATCACGCCATCAATCAGGTTTTCTCCAACTTCAGTTATCCCACCAGGATACACCCAACCATCGTCATGGGCTTTTACTAATAGGATATTTCCATTTCCATCTTCTACAATTCCGCCTGCCGATACAATATGTGTCGGAAACCCCATTCCAAGACCCCCTAATACGCTATAGTTGTATATTTATTCCACATGGTCCCTGTACTTTCCTGCCCGTTACTTCAATGCGAAAGGGAGCAGCTGCTCATAGCGGTCTGCTCCCTAGTTGTTTGAACTATCGTTCTCCGTTAGCCATGCATGCAGCCCAAGAGCGGGCTGCACCACAGATGATGAAAATGGGAAAATCAGTCTATACTTCTACTATGGCTGGCGAAGAAGGTCGATAAGCTATGGTGCCATAGAGCCCAACCGTTAGTCTGACTCCGACCACCACGGTGCATCACAGATTGTCGCACCCTATATGGGTAGCACTCATGGGAGATTAATCCTTTTTTGGTTGTTGCACCAGCCTTGCCTTTTTGTTTGTTATCTATGATGTTTTTTATGCTTAAAAGACCTAACAATCTTTATATGATTACTCAAGAGGCTCAGCCTTTTTTTAAAAGTGTTATTCTGGGTTTGCTTTATTATGCTCTTTTTCAGGTTTTGAGCTAATTTAATTTTCATGGGAGCTTAACAGTGTTTTACGAAATAGCTTTTATTACCTGAATCAACCTATTATGTTTTGTTTTTACTTGCTTTATTTATATAATCTTTTATCAAATGGTAGATATCCAATTTCCATACTTGATCCTCTTTTTGTAGCCCTAAAGCCATGGAATGAGTCGTTGTTTCTATACTAACCGTAATAAGTACAGTTACCTTATTCTCCTCGGACGTACTCTCATCCACTTTTATAGAATCATAATATCTGTAATGTACTGCTGTTTCGGAATCATAATTCATTGCATACTCGAAATAATCTTTCCGAAATTTATCTTGGTCAGGAAGTTGCCCCCCATTAAAAGTAATCTCATATATCAAGTCTGGATCGCCTATTGATAGACAGTAAAGATAAATCAGCACCATGTCCTCAGGGGTGAAATTGTAAAGGTCTTGCAAGTTCCTCTCAGATTTAAATCGAGTAAAAGCCTCCTGCTTCTCTAAAGATAGCTGTTTCAGATAAGAGAACTTTTCAACGTATTCCTCAACAGGATTCGTGTTTATATCATTATTGAAAGACTTTTTCACTTGGCCTTTTTCGAGGGCTTCCACGGGAGTTTCGGACCTCATGGTCTTATCTGTGTTGCCACTGCTGCATGCTGACACTAAGGAGATTATTACTAGCACTAATAAAACTAATCCTGCTTGCCTCAATTTATCACTCCTCAATATAACGGATTCATCACACCCTCAAATTACCCCTCTTATACTACCACATTTTGGAACTATCCTGCCCGTTAGTCATACATGCAGCGCAAGCGCCGCACCACAGATGATGAAAATGGTTATATTCAGTCAATACTGCTACTACGGCTGGCGAAGAAGGTCGATGAACTATGGTGCCTTAGAGCCCATCCGTTAGTCTGACTCCAACGACCACGGTGCATCACAGATTGTCGCTCCCTTTTGGGAAGCACTCATGGGAGATTAATTCTACTCTGGTTTTTGCACCAGCCTAGCCTTTATTGGTTGTAGAAGGAAGTTTGTTGTTTTTCGGTCTGCCTAACTTTATATAAGTACACATAAGGCTCAGCCTTTTTTTAAAAAGTGTTTTTCTGGGTCTTTTTTCTTATGTTCTTGTTCTTTTACTAGTATTGAGCTAGTTTAATTTTCATGGGAGTTTAGTCAAGATAGCCATCCAAATTGGCTACCTAGACTTGGATACATTAGAAGTAACGTCGATACAGCTCGCGTCTTCGCTCTCCACGGAGCTGAGCATATATCTGAGTGGTCGATGCTTTTTCATGCCCTAACATCCCTTGAATGAATTCTAAAGGTGCTCCATTATCCAATAGCTGACATGCATAGGTATGACGAATACGGTGCGGGTACACATTAGCTTCAATCTCTCCCCGATTTGCTATCCGCTTTAGCGCCCATCTGATCGTCGGTATCGTCATTCGGCGGGTAGGATGTGTTTCCGTTACAAACAGTGCTTTACAGGAATCTTCGCGACACTTTAAGTATTTTTTTAACCACACCTTGCATTCAGTGGTAAAGTAAACTTCTCTTTGTTTGGATCCCTTGCCATTTACAATCGCTGAACAATTTTCCCAGTTAAGATCTTCAATGTTTATTTTCTGTACCTCTCCAACACGGCAGCCAGAACTATATAGGAATTCCAACAAAGCTCGTTCTCGATGTGATAGACAGGAAATCTTAAGATGAATCACATCCTCTTCTATAAGAAACTTCGGAATGCGTTTATCCATCTTTGGTTCCCTCAATTTAAGAGAGGGATTTTTCGTAAGGTAACCTTCTTCATACGCAAAGCGAAAAAGGGAGCGCACAAATCTGATACGATGTCCTAAGCTGCTTGGCTTTAATCGACCAGATTGTCTAGCTAAATATTCCTTAAGCTCTAGCAAAGTGATTTCCTCAATCTCAAGATCACCTAATTCGCCAACCAGCATTTTTAATTGCAATGTGTAGGCTTTTAATGTGTACGGACTGAATCCCTGAATCCGTTTATCAACTTCATACAGCTTCCATAATTCACTCAGATACATAGAGAAACCCTCCCAATTATATAAACCTATTAGATCTAGGTTCTCTTGAAATGGAAGGGTTTAATCACTTTATTGCACTAACGTAAAGTGTCCCGTTAGGTTAATCAAGACCCTTTAAAAGCCAATAAATCTTTTGTGTTAATATGTTTAATATCAGAAATTTGCCCACTTGTAAGCATCTCATAAAGACCGTCAGGAACAAGTTTATACTGAAGGTTTTCTTCAAAATCATCTAAGTTCTTCCAAACAGCTATAAACTTTTTGTCCCCCTCAATCCCTTCAAATTCATTCTTGTTATAGTCATCCATTCGACTAAAGCTCGCTTCATAAATAAAATCATATTCATGCCCAATTTCTCCGTACCAAGGGAAGATGTGCTCGATAATCCCTATCAATTTTGGTTCAATAATATCAATATTAATTTCCTCTTTTACTTCTCGTATTACAGCTGATTTGCTATCTTCCCCATACTCAATCGTGCCACCAACTGGGCGAAATGTAATGATACCATCTTCTTCCGGGAATTGTTCAAGTAATATTGATTCTCTTCTTTTAATAATGCAAAGAGAACAAGCTCTATACCGCAAATTTTTCACTCCTCATAGTATTTGATTTTTCAAATATATTCCATATAAGCATTGCGTTATCCTGCCCGTTCGCGCAGCAAGGCTGCCAATCGTGCTGGCAGCCTTGTCATCGTTGAACTATCGTGTCCCGTTAGCGGAATAACTTCAACTTGATTTCTTAATTCCTTTACTTAATCCAATTATTAATAAAATTAGCCCAAGTATTAAGAAAATCCCTACGAATAAATTATCAAAAACACCAGGCATAGTTGGTTCAGATGGATACGATCCAGACCCTTTAATTTTTACTGGAGCAGCATCCCCAATATATTCAAAAACAGCAATAAATCTTTCCACTGTGTACAAAATGCCACTTAATGCAATCAGTCCCAAACCAGATATAAAACTGCTCTTCCACATTTGTTGTTTCACCTCGCTTGTAATTATAATCCTGATCGACTAACCGTAACACTTAATTAAAAGTATTCGTACTACTGTTTATTTTGCGTAAAAGTAACTGCGAGAGTAGCCACGAAAGCAAGCTCCCCGTAATAATTCTTAGTAATTAGTTTGCACTAAGCATAATCGAACTACTGAGAGTCCACATCATCAGAGCAAAAGCTATTCCGCATATGTATTCAATTCCCTCTAACTCCTGGTTATTTTTTAGCCTTTTCAATGAGGCAATCAGAGTCACAATAAAAATAAATGCAAATAAAGGCATGAAAAACAAAGCAGAGTATCCAATAAGTCCTTCCATGACTGCCTCCTAATTTTCCTTTTTGAACTATCGTGTCCCGTTAGCCACACATGCAGCGCAAGCGCTGCACCACAGATGATGAAAACGGGAAAATCAGTCTATACTGCTACTATGGCTGGCGAAGAAGGTCGATAAGCTATGGTGCCTTAGAGCCCATCCGTTAGTCTGACTCCAACGACCCCGGTGCATCACAGATTGTCGCTCCCTTTTGGGAAGCACTCATGGGAGATTAATCCTACTCTGGTTTTTGCACCAGCCTAGCCTTTTTTGGTTGTGGAAGGAAGTTTGTTATTTTCGCTCTATCTAACTTTATTAAAGAACACATAAGGCTCAGCCTTTTTTAAAAAGTGTTCTTCTGGGTTTTCTTTATTATGCTCTTTTTCAGGTTTTGATCTGATTCTATTTTCATGGGAGCTTAGTCTTCCTGCTCTAAGAATGGTGTAACGAAGTCGATCATTTCAAGTGCAGTGCTTATCCGCACTTCATTAGAGCCTAAGAATAAATCTTCCTTCCATTTTTCTAGATATGATGAACCTACTTTTAAATCCTTTAGATGCGTGAGAACTCCGCCATTCGGTGGCATTGGCATATTATTTATTAACCAGAAAGCTTCTAATATTTTGTAAGAAGAAGTACTTACTACAAAAGATGCTTTAAGCACATCTCCAGCCTGGAAAGCTGCTTGAATTTTTATTTTTGAACTTTTTAACCAATGGGAGGTTTCCCTTTTATCCTTAGGCTTACTTTTATAATCATGAAAACACTCCATAGCATAGTTGGATAAACCTTCTAACAATCCTTCCGAATCATACAAAATGTTTCCGTCAATGTAATTGTAAACTTCCATACTGTTTAGTCGAAGTTTCTCCCTTGCCTTTTCAACATTGGCATACTTTATTTCAATAAGAATTCCGTGTTTAGTTTCTGCATAGAAACTCCGATTGTAATCGTTCTTTAAAACTATATAAATATCTAGATCTGAACCTTCGTTTGCGTCTCCTCGGGCGAATGAGCCACAAAGCATAACTCCAGATATTTCCTCGTCACTTATAGCTTTTTGTAAAATATCTGCAAGCAAATTGTGATGAACTTGGCTTTTAATAAAACTCAGATCTTTTATCAGATCCACCCTCATCCATAAGGCATACAATGTAATTTCGACGATGGTTTCAAAAGACCTTTATTTGCACTAACCTGCCAGTTAGTTGAACTATAGTGTCCCGTTAGAATTCCTGTAGAATGAATAATTTGGTCTTTGCACAAAAACGAGCGCCTCGGTACGATGGGGTTGCACACGAGGTCATTGCCTCAAAAAGCCCATCCAGGAGGTCGCTCTACTATGAAGTTTAAAGCTCAGGACAAGCAAAATCAACTCATTGAAAACATTTCCTCATCTCATCTTGTAGTCGGCGTAGATATCGCTCAGGAAGCTCATGTTTCTCGCGCGGTCAGCTATCGGGGAATTGCACTGGGATTGCCACTTGAGTTCGGCAGCCACGACGAGGGCTTTCAACAGTTTAGCCGGTGGATTAAGGATCTGCTAAATTCTTACAAGCTTAACAAAGTCATCGTTGGCATGGAACCTACCGGCCATTACTGGCTAAGCTTGGCTCGTTGGCTTGCAGGTCAGGGAATTGAGGCTGTTCTCGTAAATCCTCACCTTGTCAAAAAGAATAAAGAAAACCGCGACAACACCCCGTCGAAAAGCGACCGTAAGGACGCACTCGTCATCGCAGATATGGTTAAAAACAGCTACTATTCTCCTGTACGGTTCAACCCAGAAGCCTACGAGGAACTGCGGATTCTCATGGCCCACCGGGACACGATTGCCAAGCGACTAAACAGCGCTGTTAACCAGATTCATCGCTGGGTAGATATTGTGTTTCCGGAACTTCGGCATGTCTTTAAAATCCTTACCTGCACAAGTGCCATTGCCACGCTCAGACTGTTTCCTCTCCCGAAAGAAATTAGCCGGTTAACAACCGAGCAAGTCATTGCCGGCTGGAAGCAATATGTGAAGCGCCATGCGGGTTTACAGCGTGCTGAGCTGCTTATCTCGCTCGCTAAACGCAGCGTTGGTGCTACGCAGGCTTTGCACGCCTATAAGCTGCACTTAGGTCAATTGCTCGAAGAATACGACTTGGCCCAGCGCCAGCTTGAGCAAATTGAAGGTGAACTCCAGCTCGTTCTTGAGCGCGTCCCTTATGCCAAAAAGCTGCTTGCCATTCGAGGTGTAAATGTAACCAGTCTAGCCGGTGTGTTAGGAGAGGCTGGTGATCTTAGTGGGTCTCACACGGAAATGCCTTGCTTCGTCATGCGGGACTAAACCTGGCTGAGGCCAGTTCAGGGAAATGGCGGGAAAATGGTGCTTAGCAAGCGCGGCCGCCCGCGTCTCCGACGTTTTCTCTATCTCATGACGATGTGTATGGTCATGACCAATCCGGATGTTAGAGCCCTGCACCACTACAATGTAGACGTGAAAAAGCTCAAGAAAATGAAATCTATTATGAAATTATGTGGTAAAGTGGCCCGAATGCTTGTTAGCCTGGCCAAGAGCAGCGAAGCTTATAGTTCAGTTAAAGTATTTCCGCAAGCCGCTTAGGCGCGTTATTTCACCGGTTGATGCATTCGCAGGATGGACAAGAAGCACGGAGTATCGGGAGGCATTAAACAAAAGGGCTCGGACCCGTTCCGTTAGAAAAACCGAACTCCACCCATTAGTTAGATATGATGAAGGAATGAAAGGGCATAGACCCGTTGAGACATGGGAGTGAAAATCGCTAGGGGCGACATGGAGACGTGCAGGATATGGAACAAATTGGGTGATGTACTCTCACCTTTATTCTTGCATGCCCTTACAGGTGTTCCAAGCCACCGCCTCCTCTGTTTCCTTCTTATTTAACACTTAGCTAAAGGTGAAATCCTGCGAATTCATGAGCTTGAATGAGAAAACCAAATCATATTGAGGGAGTTTAAGACCTAATCTCTAAATTTATTATTGAATAATGTTAATGGGAACTCTTTTTCAGAGATAAGATTTTCGACTATTTGTTTAATAACTTCTTTATCACGTAACTCAATTAATTCTGGAATCAGCAAATCCCGAAGTGATGACCACTTAGAATCAATTATCTCTCTTGTATCCAGAAGAAGGGAGCCCCCAATAATTTCACCAATAAAATGAAATAAAATAACCTGATGATTTGAACTGCTTATGAAATTATAAATGCCTGTTGTGCCTGTAAGTCTCACATCATAACCGGTTTCTTCTTTTGCTTCTCTACGTGCTGCATCTAGAATATCTTCACCACACTCGATTCTGCCGGACGGGAAGTTCCACTTATTCTTAACAGATGCTTTGTTTTCTTTGATCATCAGTACCGTTTCTTCACGTATAATCGAAACACTTACAACCAATACAATTCCGTTTTGAGTCATGTCAGGAACCCCCCCTTCTTTCATCAATAACAATTCCGGTAGAAGTTAATCCCGCAGCAATTCGTCCCTCGCTTCGGTCAGCACGAATCCAAGTAGGTTCCTACCCCGCCATTTCACGGGATTCTCCGCATCCGGATTGGACTGGCTCATGCCTATTCCCCAAATGCGATCCTGTGGGCTAGCTTCGACGAGAATACGGTTTTTCGTTGACTTGAGATATTCACCAAGCTTCGGATTCTGCGAAAATTTGGCTATATTTCCTCTTTTGACAATGTCATAGCATTCTTTATCCCAAGTGTCATTTTCGAAGTTTCTTACTGCACGCCCGTAGGCTTTCATCTCCTTGGGATGCTTAGCTTTAAGGATCGCGTCCAACATTTCGTCATCCCCAAACAGTCTTGCTTTCTCGGACATCATAAACTGCTCGACACAGGAATACTCGATCCCCTCTACCACGAAAGGACTCATCCACCATTGGCTGAAGCAGCTTTTGTCGACGCCGTCGTGCTTTGGCGGTGTATGGCCCCAGAAGAACACAAACTTGAACGTTTTGCCCGCGATATAAGCTTTTCTTAACTGTTCGATATTGTATATCATCGATATTCCTCCATACTTCTCCGATACAAGCGGGAAGGACGATGTCCCGCATTTTCAGTATAATGATCGGTCTCCGCTACGAGATCCGCTACTTTACGCCGGAATGCGGCTTTCAGCAGCTCTTTGTCCAAGATCACCTCGTAAACCTGCTGCAGATCCGTCAAAGTGAAGAGATGCGGCATCAAGTGTAGCACAATATCGGTGTAATTCACTTTTCCCCGCAGTCTCTCAATAGCGCAAGCGATAATCTTCGCATGATCAAAAGCCAATCCGTCATTTGATACGATGGAGTATGCGGTTGACGAAGAGGCCGACTTTGACGTCATCGTCCGACCCACAACTGCCGTAAACTCTTCTTCTTCGCTGCTTAGCTTGAGCTCATATTCCTTCGTTTTCACATACCCATCCTCAATAAGCTCTTTCCGCTCGCGCAGAAGCCGATAGGTTACCTTGAACCAGGCAGCTAGGTCAGCGTCATCTCCTGCTTTCAGCTGTACCTGATCACTGTTGATTAAGGCCATGTAGCTGCAGCTCATCACCCAGGTACGAGGGTCCCTTCCAACATCGCTGAAGGTGTACAACTGCTCCAAATATACGTCATCTACACCGGTTTCCTCATGCAGCTCCCTCACCGCCGCCTGCTCCGTCGTCTCGTCCGGCCGGACGAAGCCGCCTGGAAGCGCCCAATTGCCCAGGAACGGGTGACCTCCTCGCCGAATGAGCAGAATTCGCAGCTCTTTTTCCGGAAGCTTGCGGTAGCTGTCCGCCTCCGTGTTCGTGACGGTGAAAATGACCATGTCCGCCGCCACCGAAGGCCGCTCGAAATCCCCGGCACGGTACTGCTCAAAAAATTGACGTTCCGTAAGTCCATCGCGATCCAACAAATTCATGTGTCCTTGCCTCCTTTGTTCTTTATTCTAGCCATACAACTCTCCGAAATAGTTCCGGTAGGGCTCGAACTTTGCCAAGACCTCGCTTACTTTGTGCATTCGTTCCTCTAGGTTTCCTCGCAACGTGATATAGGGAATCCGCCGCTCTTTCAAATCCGCAATGATTTGCTTATGAAAAATATGCCGCTTCTGATCCCCGCTACGGTCCCATGTATCCTCGTAAGAAATATCATCGTCACACAGGAAAAATAGATCGTAGCGCTGCGCGTTTTCTATTGCGATCCGGGCTAAGCACTCAGGAGCCCGTCCGTGGTAATCCAAGGCAAACATATATGTGGTAATTGCATTGGTATCGACAAAGAGATATCGGTTAGCTTCCAGCAGCGCCTGCTCCTCACGTTCAAT
The window above is part of the Paenibacillus sp. FSL K6-0276 genome. Proteins encoded here:
- a CDS encoding NUDIX hydrolase; the protein is MTQNGIVLVVSVSIIREETVLMIKENKASVKNKWNFPSGRIECGEDILDAARREAKEETGYDVRLTGTTGIYNFISSSNHQVILFHFIGEIIGGSLLLDTREIIDSKWSSLRDLLIPELIELRDKEVIKQIVENLISEKEFPLTLFNNKFRD
- a CDS encoding NUDIX domain-containing protein, whose product is MRYRACSLCIIKRRESILLEQFPEEDGIITFRPVGGTIEYGEDSKSAVIREVKEEINIDIIEPKLIGIIEHIFPWYGEIGHEYDFIYEASFSRMDDYNKNEFEGIEGDKKFIAVWKNLDDFEENLQYKLVPDGLYEMLTSGQISDIKHINTKDLLAFKGS
- a CDS encoding NUDIX domain-containing protein, with translation MNLLDRDGLTERQFFEQYRAGDFERPSVAADMVIFTVTNTEADSYRKLPEKELRILLIRRGGHPFLGNWALPGGFVRPDETTEQAAVRELHEETGVDDVYLEQLYTFSDVGRDPRTWVMSCSYMALINSDQVQLKAGDDADLAAWFKVTYRLLRERKELIEDGYVKTKEYELKLSSEEEEFTAVVGRTMTSKSASSSTAYSIVSNDGLAFDHAKIIACAIERLRGKVNYTDIVLHLMPHLFTLTDLQQVYEVILDKELLKAAFRRKVADLVAETDHYTENAGHRPSRLYRRSMEEYR
- a CDS encoding nucleotidyltransferase domain-containing protein, translated to MRVDLIKDLSFIKSQVHHNLLADILQKAISDEEISGVMLCGSFARGDANEGSDLDIYIVLKNDYNRSFYAETKHGILIEIKYANVEKAREKLRLNSMEVYNYIDGNILYDSEGLLEGLSNYAMECFHDYKSKPKDKRETSHWLKSSKIKIQAAFQAGDVLKASFVVSTSSYKILEAFWLINNMPMPPNGGVLTHLKDLKVGSSYLEKWKEDLFLGSNEVRISTALEMIDFVTPFLEQED
- a CDS encoding NADAR family protein — protein: MIYNIEQLRKAYIAGKTFKFVFFWGHTPPKHDGVDKSCFSQWWMSPFVVEGIEYSCVEQFMMSEKARLFGDDEMLDAILKAKHPKEMKAYGRAVRNFENDTWDKECYDIVKRGNIAKFSQNPKLGEYLKSTKNRILVEASPQDRIWGIGMSQSNPDAENPVKWRGRNLLGFVLTEARDELLRD
- a CDS encoding tyrosine-type recombinase/integrase, with the protein product MYLSELWKLYEVDKRIQGFSPYTLKAYTLQLKMLVGELGDLEIEEITLLELKEYLARQSGRLKPSSLGHRIRFVRSLFRFAYEEGYLTKNPSLKLREPKMDKRIPKFLIEEDVIHLKISCLSHRERALLEFLYSSGCRVGEVQKINIEDLNWENCSAIVNGKGSKQREVYFTTECKVWLKKYLKCREDSCKALFVTETHPTRRMTIPTIRWALKRIANRGEIEANVYPHRIRHTYACQLLDNGAPLEFIQGMLGHEKASTTQIYAQLRGERRRELYRRYF
- a CDS encoding IS110 family transposase, whose product is MEIVIERACGMDIHKDNITACILTSNGKEIQTFSTKTMFLLQLIDWIKQHECTHVAMESTGVFWKPIVNLLEAEGIEFLVVNAQHMKALPGRKTDVKDSEWIAKLLRHGLLKASFIPDRNQRELRELVRYRRSIIEERARQHNRIQKVLEGAHIKLSSVVSDIMGVSSRDMLHAIADGEDDPEKLANFARRTMKRKKDELELALHGYVNPHQRLMIKTILTHIDFLSEQIVILDQEIATRVTPFHDDVERLDSIPGIATRMAEQILAEIGTNIKKQFPSAAHLCSWAGLVPGHNENAGKRKSAKAKNGNKYLKSALVEAAHSVAASKNYLGAMYRRTAARKGRKRAAVSVAHAMLRIAYYLLTREEMYVDLGEDYFDKQKQQSIVKYAVRRLENLGYSVTIAEVS
- a CDS encoding NUDIX domain-containing protein, producing MGFPTHIVSAGGIVEDGNGNILLVKAHDDGWVYPGGITEVGENLIDGVIREIKEESGIDATVSHLISVVSNTAIHKWYDGVTDVPTKVMFDFVCKAVGGELATSDETSDCRWVPKENVLDLISLPAIRMRYEAYLNFNGSVNYIEFVPATTSECNVKLHRHV